The Streptomyces cyanogenus DNA segment GACTACGGGCGGCAGGGCGTGCGCGCGAACATCGTGTGTCCCGGCTGGGTGCGCACCGAGATGGCCGACCGGCGCATGGCCCGCTTCGCCGAGGAGGCGCAGCTGCCCGGCGGCGGGATGGAAGCCGCCTACGAGGAGGCCACCCGCCTGCTGCCCCAGGGACGCCCCGGTGAGCCGCGCGAGATCGCCGAGGCCATCAGCTGGCTGCTGTCCCCGGCGGCGTCGTACGTCAACGGGGCCGTGCTCACCGTCGACGGCGGGGCCACCGCCCTCGATCCCGGGACCCTGGCCTTCGACTACCACATCGCGCCCCGCGGCGACGAGAACGGCTCCGTCGCTCCCCGCTGACCGGGCCTCGGCAGCGGCCGGGCCGGCGCTGACCGGGCGTCAGCGCGGCCGCGCCGGCGACGTCCGGTCGGGGCAGGGGAGTACGCCGGTCATGGCGGGCCACATCCGGGCGATGCCCAGCAGTGTCTCGGGACTGCCGTGCGTCACCCCGGGCAGCGGGTGCGGGTCGGACGGTTCCGCTCCGCTCAGGACGGCCCGCCGGGCCTCGTCGACGGCGCCGGCAAGCGCCGCGGACGCCAGCCGGTCCTCGCGCACCCCCGCCTGCCGGGCGTACCGGTGCGCCCTGTCGTAGGCGTCCGGCCGCACGTACTGCTGGAGTGTCAGAAGGGCGTCGTACGTCTCGATGGTCTGCCGGTGCGCCTGCAGCGCCAGCGGATGGCGCGGCCGGAGCAGCTCCAGGAGCCGGGTCCGCCGGGGCCTGGCGAGGGCCACATGGGGCACCGCCGTCACCAGGTCGCGCCACAGCGGCCACAACCGCCAGATGGTGCGCAGCGCGCCGGCCGACCGGGCCAGGGCGCTCGCGGTGGGGACCAGCAGGGACGCCGCCCGCAGGAAGCCGTGCACGCCGATGATCACGGACAGGTAGGGCAGCAGTTGCGGGTCGGGGTCGTAGAGATGGAACAGGTAACCGGACCAGAAGACGAGCGCGAGCACGCTGCCCGCCGCGAACAGCCGCAGTGACCAGACGAGGTCGCGCTCCGTCGTGCGCCGGCTGTAGGCCCAGCAGACCACCACGGCGACGGCGTCACCGGCGAGGTGGGAGCCGATGAGGATCAGCCAGTAGGCGGACGACGCGGACGCGGGCCGCTGCGCGGACGCCGTCCCTCCGCTCGCCTGGTCCACCTGGAGCAGGTCCAGGACGAGCAGCGAGACCAGGGCCGCGGTCAGCCCGGCCGCCACGGACAGGCGCAGCCGCGGAGTGCGGCTGGAGTCGATCACGAAGAGGAGGACCAGTCCCGCGCTCAGGACGCCGATCAGGTTGCGGGCCAGGGACACCGAGTGGACGTCGATCCCGGCGGACGCGAGCCGGCCGACGATCCGGGGCTGGAACAGGGTGATGGCGGTGGTCGCGGCCAGCACGGTGAGCCACAGCCCTCGCAGGTGGGGCTGGCGCAGCGCGGACCGGGCCCGCCAGACCAGGGCGAACCACAGGGCCAGGACGCTGGCGAGTCCGACCTGCGCCGCCAGCTCACTCACCGGCGTCCGCCGTCACCCCGAGAAACGCGCCGAGCCGTCCCAGGGGGCCGGCCACCCGGCCGGTCGTCCCGGCGCTCTGGATCAGGGTGGCGATCATCTCGGCTTCCTGTTCCTCGGTGTTCGTGTAACTGGTCCTGGCCATCATCCGCGCCACGAGATGGGGCTGGAGGCCGACCAGGAGGTCGCCGTCCGGCTGTTCGCCGTCCTCCATGAGGCTGCGGTGGTGGTCGCACAGCACATGGCCGATCTCGTGGAGGATGATGTGCTCGCGGTGCAGCGGGGCGGTCCGGGCCTCGTAGAAGACGTAGTCGGCTTTGGCGGTGCCCAGCCACAGCCCGCAGGCTCCGGTGGCCGCGGCCTCCTCGGGCAGCTCCCTCAGTACGAGCGGACGGCCTCTGAGTTCCTCCACCCGCGCCCGGACGGCGTCCAGGGACAGCGACCGCTGCACCCCGAGGTCGCGCAGAATCGCGGCGCATCGGCGCCGTAGCGCGGCGTACTCGCCCGTTCTCCTCACCTGCCGTGTCACCCCGTTCGGGCGAGAAAGCACTTCCCGCTCCAGCGGACAAGCCGTGGGTCACACCTAAGCAGGTCGCCCGCCCCCTTGCCCACGCCTGCCCGGGCTTTCGGTCGCCCTTTGGCGAAAAAACCTCCTCCTGCGGACGGGCCGGTGAACCGGTGACGGACGTCCGGGGATCACTCGTCGAAGCCGACCTCCCGGCTGACCGGCTCCCAGGTCAGCAGTTCGTCGCGGACGCTGTCCAGGTGACCCTTGAGCGCGTCCACGGAATCGCTGCCCAGCGGCAGGCGCAGCGGCGTCCTGTCGCTGTCCAGGGCGCGCAGAATGGCCGCGGCGGCCTTGGCGGGATCGCCGGGCTGCGTGCCGTGGGCATCGCCGATCCCGGCGCGGGTGGGGCCGACGGTCGCCTCGTACGCCGGAAGGGACACCGACTCGTGCAGGGCGTCGCCGAAGAACCGGGTGCGGAAGGCACCGGGTTCGACGATGAGCACCTTGATGCCGAGCGGGGCCACTTCCTGGGCGAGCGCTTCGGACAGCCCCTCAAGAGCGAACTTGGTCGCCGAGTAGGCGCCGAATCCCGCGACGGACAGCTGCCCGCCGTAGCTGCTCATCTGCACGATGGCGCCCGACTTCTGCCGCCGCATGTGCGGCAGTACGGCGCGGACCAGCGCGGTGGGGCCGAAGAAGTGCACGTCCATCAGGTCGCGCAGCTCGCGGTCGGTGGTTTCCTCGACCGCGCCCACCTGGCCGCGGCCCGCGTTGTTGACCAGTACGTCGATCCGTCCGTACCGGCGGACGGCGTCGGCGACCACAGCGGCGATACGGCTGTCGTCCGTGACGTCCAGTCGGACCGCCACCGCGCGGTCCGGGTGGGCGGCGATCAGGTCGTCGAGCGTCTCCGTCCGGCGGGCGGTGGCGACGACGGTGTCCCCCGCCGCCAGCGCGGCCTCCGCAATGGCCTGTCCGAAGCCGGACGACGCACCGGTGATCAGCCAGACGCGGCCCTCGGCGCGATGGGTGGGCGAAGGGGTATCGGTGGTCACTACATCCTCCAAGTCGGTGGGTACGCCTCCCAGTTGTGTCAGCCGCCGGGGTGTCCTGTCCAAGACAGAAGATCACTTACTCGATAGAGACGATTTATGATCGCTGGGTGGAGTTACGTCAGCTGCGCTATCTCGTGGCGATCGCGGACGAGGGGAACCTGAGGCGTGCGGCCGCAACGCTGTATGTGACCCAGCCCTCCCTCTCCTACGCCCTCAAGGCCTTGGAGTCCGAGCTCGGCGTACGGCTCTTCGACCGGCATGCCGGCGGGGTGACGGCCACCGCGGCGGGCCACGACATCGTGGCGGAGGCCCGCCGCACGCTGCGCCAGGCCGACCGCATCCGGGTGGCCGCCGAGCGCCACCGGCCGTCGCACAGCCAGGTGCTGCGTGTGGGTTTCGAGGCCAGTGGCGCCGGTGAGCTCACCACGCGCGCCCGCAGCGAGTTCGCGCGTCGCCGGCCCGGCGTCCGGGTCGACCCCAGACGGTTCGACTGGGGCGAGGAGGTGACGGCACTGCGCGACGGCCGGGCCGATGTCGCCTTCATCTGGCTGCCGGCCGATCTCACCGACCTGCACACCGAGGTGATCCACTGCGAGCCCAGGGTCGTCGGCCTGCCCCGGGGGCACCGGCTGGCCGCGCGCGCCGGGGTGACCCTCGCCGACGTCAAGGACGAACCCCTCACCTGGACGGAGCGGGCTCCCCGCGCCTGGGTGGACTGGTGGGCGGTGAACCCGAGGCCCGACGGTTCGTCGCCGCGCTGGGGCCCGGTCAACAACAACGTCGAGGAGATGCTGGAGCACGTCGCGTCCGGGGAGGCCATCTGCTTCGCCCCGGCCGGCACGGCCCGGTACTACGCCCGTCCCGACCTCGTCTGGGTCCCCCTGCTGGACGTCGAGCCCATGCGGGTCGCGATGGCCTGGGTCCGGGGCGAGGAGACCGATCTGGTCCGGGGGTTCGCGGACACCGTACGAGACCTCGTCGCGGACGTCGCGGACGTCGCGGACGTCGCGGACACGGGCACGGGCACAGCGCGGTGACCACGCAGGCCGACGCTCACCGGTTGCGTGTGCTCTCGGGGCAGCCGGGCGGCCGGGCGGATGGACACCGGGGCGCCCGGGCGGCCGGGCAGACGGGCGCCGCGGCCGGCGGTTCGCACACGCACGGAGCGCGACGGCATCGGGTGGCCGTGGCCCCGCCGCGGAGACCGCCGTCTGCGGACGGAGGACGGCTCGCCGAGTCGCCGCGGCCGGTGAGGCGCCGGGAGGCGTCCGCCGCACGGAAACCGGGGACAGGGTCTTCCGCGGAGCGCCTACCCTTGAGGAATGACCAGCAGCAGCGACCGGAGCACGGCAGTGGACGTTCCCGCCCCCAAGAGTTACGAGATCCGCACCTACGGGTGCCAGATGAACGTCCACGACTCCGAGCGGTTGGCCGGGCTGCTCGAGGAGGCCGGATACGTGCGGGCCCCCGAGGGCTCGGACGGCGACGCGGACGTCGTCGTCTTCAACACCTGCGCGGTCCGGGAGAACGCCGACAACCGCCTCTACGGCAACCTCGGCCGGCTCGCCCCGAAGAAGGCCGGCCGTCCCGGCATGCAGATCGCGGTCGGCGGCTGTCTCGCGCAGAAGGACCGCGACACGATCGTGAAGAAGGCGCCCTGGGTGGACGTCGTCTTCGGCACGCACAACATCGGCAAGCTGCCCGTCCTGCTGGAGCGCGCCCGCGTCCAGGAGGAGGCGCAGGTCGAGATCGCCGAGTCCCTGGAGGCCTTCCCCTCCACGCTGCCGACCCGGCGCGAGAGCGCGTACGCGGCCTGGGTGTCGATCTCCGTCGGCTGCAACAACACCTGCACCTTCTGCATCGTCCCGGCCCTGCGCGGCAAGGAGAAGGACCGCCGCCCCGGCGACATCCTCGCCGAGGTCGAGGCCCTGGTCGCCGAGGGCGTCTCCGAGATCACCCTGCTCGGCCAGAACGTCAACGCGTACGGCAGTGACATCGGCGACCGCGAGGCCTTCAGCAAGCTGCTGCGCGCCTGCGGCACCATCGAGGGCCTGGAGCGGGTCCGCTTCACCTCCCCGCACCCCCGCGACTTCACCGACGACGTGATCGCCGCCATGGCCGAGACGCCCAACGTGATGCCCCAGCTGCACATGCCGCTGCAGTCCGGCTCGGACACCGTCCTGAAGGCGATGCGCCGCTCCTACCGGCAGGACCGCTATCTCGGGATCATCGAGAAGGTGCGGGCCGCCATCCCGCACGCCGCGATCACCACGGACATCATCGTGGGCTTCCCCGGCGAGACCGAGGAGGACTTCGAGCAGACCCTGCACGTCGTCCGCGAGGCCCGCTTCGCGCAGGCCTTCACCTTCCAGTACTCCAAGCGCCCCGGCACCCCGGCCGCGACCATGGACGACCAGATCCCCAAGGAGGTCGTGCAGGCGCGCTACGAGCGGCTGGTCGCCCTCCAGGAGGAGATCTCCTGGGAGGAGAACAAGAAGCAGGTCGGCCGCACGCTGGAGCTGATGGTCGCCGAGGGCGAGGGCCGCAAGGACGGCGCCACCCACCGCCTCTCCGGCCGCGCTCCCGACAACCGCCTGGTCCACTTCACCAAGCCGGAGCAGGAGGTGCGCCCGGGCGACGTCGTGACCGTCGAGGTGACGTACGCGGCACCGCACCACCTCCTCGCC contains these protein-coding regions:
- a CDS encoding MAB_1171c family putative transporter, which gives rise to MSELAAQVGLASVLALWFALVWRARSALRQPHLRGLWLTVLAATTAITLFQPRIVGRLASAGIDVHSVSLARNLIGVLSAGLVLLFVIDSSRTPRLRLSVAAGLTAALVSLLVLDLLQVDQASGGTASAQRPASASSAYWLILIGSHLAGDAVAVVVCWAYSRRTTERDLVWSLRLFAAGSVLALVFWSGYLFHLYDPDPQLLPYLSVIIGVHGFLRAASLLVPTASALARSAGALRTIWRLWPLWRDLVTAVPHVALARPRRTRLLELLRPRHPLALQAHRQTIETYDALLTLQQYVRPDAYDRAHRYARQAGVREDRLASAALAGAVDEARRAVLSGAEPSDPHPLPGVTHGSPETLLGIARMWPAMTGVLPCPDRTSPARPR
- a CDS encoding regulator component, which encodes MRRTGEYAALRRRCAAILRDLGVQRSLSLDAVRARVEELRGRPLVLRELPEEAAATGACGLWLGTAKADYVFYEARTAPLHREHIILHEIGHVLCDHHRSLMEDGEQPDGDLLVGLQPHLVARMMARTSYTNTEEQEAEMIATLIQSAGTTGRVAGPLGRLGAFLGVTADAGE
- a CDS encoding oxidoreductase, with amino-acid sequence MTTDTPSPTHRAEGRVWLITGASSGFGQAIAEAALAAGDTVVATARRTETLDDLIAAHPDRAVAVRLDVTDDSRIAAVVADAVRRYGRIDVLVNNAGRGQVGAVEETTDRELRDLMDVHFFGPTALVRAVLPHMRRQKSGAIVQMSSYGGQLSVAGFGAYSATKFALEGLSEALAQEVAPLGIKVLIVEPGAFRTRFFGDALHESVSLPAYEATVGPTRAGIGDAHGTQPGDPAKAAAAILRALDSDRTPLRLPLGSDSVDALKGHLDSVRDELLTWEPVSREVGFDE
- a CDS encoding LysR family transcriptional regulator, producing the protein MELRQLRYLVAIADEGNLRRAAATLYVTQPSLSYALKALESELGVRLFDRHAGGVTATAAGHDIVAEARRTLRQADRIRVAAERHRPSHSQVLRVGFEASGAGELTTRARSEFARRRPGVRVDPRRFDWGEEVTALRDGRADVAFIWLPADLTDLHTEVIHCEPRVVGLPRGHRLAARAGVTLADVKDEPLTWTERAPRAWVDWWAVNPRPDGSSPRWGPVNNNVEEMLEHVASGEAICFAPAGTARYYARPDLVWVPLLDVEPMRVAMAWVRGEETDLVRGFADTVRDLVADVADVADVADTGTGTAR
- the miaB gene encoding tRNA (N6-isopentenyl adenosine(37)-C2)-methylthiotransferase MiaB, producing the protein MTSSSDRSTAVDVPAPKSYEIRTYGCQMNVHDSERLAGLLEEAGYVRAPEGSDGDADVVVFNTCAVRENADNRLYGNLGRLAPKKAGRPGMQIAVGGCLAQKDRDTIVKKAPWVDVVFGTHNIGKLPVLLERARVQEEAQVEIAESLEAFPSTLPTRRESAYAAWVSISVGCNNTCTFCIVPALRGKEKDRRPGDILAEVEALVAEGVSEITLLGQNVNAYGSDIGDREAFSKLLRACGTIEGLERVRFTSPHPRDFTDDVIAAMAETPNVMPQLHMPLQSGSDTVLKAMRRSYRQDRYLGIIEKVRAAIPHAAITTDIIVGFPGETEEDFEQTLHVVREARFAQAFTFQYSKRPGTPAATMDDQIPKEVVQARYERLVALQEEISWEENKKQVGRTLELMVAEGEGRKDGATHRLSGRAPDNRLVHFTKPEQEVRPGDVVTVEVTYAAPHHLLAEGSVLGVRRTRAGDAWEKRNAAAAAKPAGVMLGLPKIGVPAPLPAAASACGCD